The Chryseobacterium nakagawai genome has a segment encoding these proteins:
- the murI gene encoding glutamate racemase, with the protein MKTKKQDYSHLSRSQPIGIFDSGVGGLTVAKEIKRLLPNEDLIYFGDTKHLPYGEKSKEAIIEYSTKITNFLLEQNCKAIVIACNTATANALNEVMKSVAGKVPVIDVINPVAEKVAYEIHNNVGVIATKATVNSGLYKKSIRKHNKWIKVDELATPLLVPAIEEGFKNHPITHAIIYNYLSNNKLKNIETLILGCTHYPLLIDEIKQYYGNRVRVIDSPNIVANHLKIILDKYNLLNENNPKPNYHFYLSDLTKNFEKISKKFFGKTIDLEFKVL; encoded by the coding sequence TTGAAAACTAAAAAACAAGATTATTCGCATCTTTCACGCAGCCAGCCTATCGGTATTTTCGATAGCGGAGTAGGTGGTCTTACTGTTGCTAAGGAAATCAAAAGGCTTCTGCCTAATGAAGACCTTATCTATTTTGGAGATACTAAACACCTTCCTTATGGTGAAAAGTCAAAAGAAGCGATTATAGAATACTCTACAAAAATCACTAATTTTCTTCTGGAGCAGAACTGTAAAGCCATTGTGATTGCCTGTAATACGGCTACGGCCAATGCGTTGAATGAAGTGATGAAGTCGGTGGCAGGTAAAGTTCCTGTTATAGATGTTATTAATCCTGTAGCAGAAAAAGTAGCTTATGAGATCCATAACAATGTGGGAGTGATTGCCACCAAAGCTACTGTGAATTCTGGATTGTATAAAAAAAGCATCAGGAAACACAATAAATGGATTAAGGTAGATGAATTGGCAACGCCTTTATTGGTTCCGGCTATTGAAGAAGGATTTAAGAATCATCCGATTACTCATGCGATTATTTACAATTATCTGAGTAATAATAAGCTGAAAAATATTGAAACTTTAATTCTGGGCTGTACCCATTATCCATTGTTGATTGATGAGATTAAACAGTATTATGGAAACAGGGTTCGAGTGATTGATTCTCCTAATATTGTAGCCAATCATCTGAAGATTATTCTTGATAAATACAATCTTCTGAATGAAAATAACCCTAAGCCGAATTATCATTTCTATCTTTCGGATCTTACCAAAAACTTTGAAAAGATCTCTAAAAAATTCTTCGGTAAAACCATTGATTTAGAATTCAAAGTATTATAA